The Streptomyces sp. NBC_01439 genome contains the following window.
GAAGCTGCTCGCCCGTCCCGAACGCACCGCCCACGCCGCCCTGCGCTCCCGCGGGCTGCCGACGCGCACCCTGAACGGTGCGCTCCGCCCCCTGCTCGCCACCCTGCTGCGCGACCCGGAGCTCACCACCTCCAGCCGGGTCGCCGACCTCGCCCTGCGCACCTTCGCCCGCGGCCGCCTCGCCGTGCCCGAGGGCGGCGCGGCGGCCCTGCCCGACCTGCTCGCCGCCGCCCTGCCGCCCGGCACCGTACGGACCGGGGTCCGGGTCCGGTCGGTGGCGACCAACCTGGTGACCACCGAGGAGCACGGCGACTTCCGCTGCCGTTCCGTCCTCCTGGCCACCGGGGCCCGCGCCGCCGCCGAGCTCCTGCCCGGCCTGCGCGTGCCCGCCTTCCACGAGGTCACCGTCCTGCACCACGCCACCACCGCACCCCTGCCCCGGGACGGCTCCCTGCTCCTGGACGGGGACCCCGCCTGGCCCGTATCCCACACGGCCGTGATGAGCGCGGTCGACCCGACCCGGGCCCCGGCCGGCCGGAGCCTGGTCAGCACCACCGTGCTCGGCCCGCCGCCGCCCGTGCGCACGGTCGCCGCACGGCTGGCCCGGCTCTACGACACCCCCACCCGCGAGTGGGAACTGCTGGCCGTCCACCACACCCCGGAGGCGGTCCCCGCAATGCCACCGCCGCACGACATGCGGCGTCCCGTACGGGTACTGGCCGGGCTCTACGTGTGCGGCGACCACCGCGACACCAACACCGTCCAGGGGGCCCTGCACTCGGCCCGGCGCGCCGCCGGCGCCGTCCTGCGCGACTTCGGCATCCGACTCCCGGTCACCCCGGAGCCCGCACTTCCGGTGGCGGCCTGAGAACCACGGCCGAAGCGGGGGCCCGGTCCTGTGCACAGGACCGGGCCCCCGCCCCCTGCCCCGAGGGCGCTCCGGGCGCTCAGGGGTGCTTCGGAATGTTTCGGGGCGTTTGTGGACGCTATGTAGCGTTTCAGGACAGGGCGGCCACCCGGTCCCGGTAGGTCCGCACGGCAGAGGCGTCCCGGTACGGCTCCAGCCGCCGCTCGAAGTCCCGTACGTACTCCACCGCCCGCACCGACCGCATCTCCATCGCCTGCTGCGCCGCCTCCGCACCCAGCGCGCACGCCTGGTCCAGCTCGCCCAGCCCCAGCCGGGCCGTGGCCAGCACCACCCGGCAGAACAGTCGGGACCGGGCGTACGCCGGCC
Protein-coding sequences here:
- a CDS encoding NAD(P)/FAD-dependent oxidoreductase, translated to MLSSSHHAAHHADVVIVGAGVSGLAAAQHLIAAGVTVTVLEAADDPGGRMATESADGFRLDRIGQLLNTSYTELERTPGLRALNLRPFTPGVLVHTDGKQLRVGVLTPARALASGSLDQARISAALGRLATLPEEKLLARPERTAHAALRSRGLPTRTLNGALRPLLATLLRDPELTTSSRVADLALRTFARGRLAVPEGGAAALPDLLAAALPPGTVRTGVRVRSVATNLVTTEEHGDFRCRSVLLATGARAAAELLPGLRVPAFHEVTVLHHATTAPLPRDGSLLLDGDPAWPVSHTAVMSAVDPTRAPAGRSLVSTTVLGPPPPVRTVAARLARLYDTPTREWELLAVHHTPEAVPAMPPPHDMRRPVRVLAGLYVCGDHRDTNTVQGALHSARRAAGAVLRDFGIRLPVTPEPALPVAA